AGAAAATATTAATGATTTTTAAGAGATAAAAGGAGAATTTGATTGAGTAAATACAACAATAAGAAAACTATGATAGATGGAATTAAATTTGATAGTAAAGACGAAGCAGAATACTATCTATATCTTAAAGATAAGAAAGCGAAAGGAGAAATTAAAGATTTTGGACTACAACAGAAATTTGAGTTGCAACCAAAATTTAAGAAATTTGGAGTTTCTGAAAGAGCTATTACTTATACAGTTGATTTTGCAATATACAAATGGAATGGTGAGGTTGAATATATAGATGTAAAAGGGTTCGGAACTCAACAAGGAGAGATAAAGAGAAAAA
This sequence is a window from Clostridioides difficile. Protein-coding genes within it:
- a CDS encoding DUF1064 domain-containing protein — its product is MSKYNNKKTMIDGIKFDSKDEAEYYLYLKDKKAKGEIKDFGLQQKFELQPKFKKFGVSERAITYTVDFAIYKWNGEVEYIDVKGFGTQQGEIKRKIFDYNFPEKLTWVSKSKKYGVDGWIEYKELNKKKREAKKKKK